GCGGCGTCACCGCCGGGATGAACCTGCCGGCCGGTTTCAAGATGCCGTTTTGAGGCCGGGATTCGAGATTCGGGATTCGGGATTGGTAGAAGCGGTACGAGGCGGCACATGCATTTGATTTTTCGAATCCTGAATCCCGAATTCCGAATCCCGGACGTTCAATGAGCGGCTCCCCCCTCCTCGCTGACCTGATCGAAGCACTGCGCTGCCTGCCCGGTGTGGGCGGCAAGAGTGCGCAGCGGATGGCCTTCCATCTGCTGGAGCGCGAGCGCGAACGCGGCCTGAAGCTGGCGGCGGTGATGGAGCAGGCGATGCGGCGCATCGGCCATTGCGAGCGCTGCCGCAACTTCAGTGAGGAACCGTTGTGCGCGCTGTGCGCCAGCAGCACCCGCGACCGCCAGGTGCTGTGCGTGGTGGAGTCGCCCACCGATCTGGCGGCGATCGAACAGGCCACCGGTTACCGCGGCCAGTATTTCGTGCTGATGGGACGGCTGTCGCCGCTGGACGGGCTGGGGCCGGAAGAACTGGGGCTGGCGCAACTGGTCCAGCGCCTGGGCGAGGGCGAGATCGAGGAACTGATCATCGCCACCAACCCCACCGTCGAGGGCGAAGCCACCGCGCACTACCTGGCCCAGCTGGCCCGCGCCGGCGGCGTGCGGCCGACCCGGCTGGCGCACGGCGTGCCGCTGGGCGGCGAACTGGAATACGTCGACCGCAACACGCTGGCGCA
This genomic stretch from Rhodanobacter thiooxydans harbors:
- the recR gene encoding recombination mediator RecR translates to MSGSPLLADLIEALRCLPGVGGKSAQRMAFHLLERERERGLKLAAVMEQAMRRIGHCERCRNFSEEPLCALCASSTRDRQVLCVVESPTDLAAIEQATGYRGQYFVLMGRLSPLDGLGPEELGLAQLVQRLGEGEIEELIIATNPTVEGEATAHYLAQLARAGGVRPTRLAHGVPLGGELEYVDRNTLAHAFGGRQLLD